TGCGTCCATCGGGCTTGGGAATGTAGATTCTCTTCGACGGTTTCGCTCGGTACGCTCCTCGGTGAATTCGCCCCAGGAGATCGGTGATCCGGTCGCCTAGGTCCTGCTCGTAATCGTGCCACGTCACCTCATCGACACCGACTGCCGCAGTCTTCTTCAGATCGAAGAAGGCCGCTGTCAGCAGGTCTTCGTTGACATGATGCAGCAACGCTGTGAACTTCAGCTCGGGGTTGGACCGAGCTGTTTCGCGCACGCCTACCAACCCGAGTGACCTTCGACGATTCCGCTTCGGTGCGCGGGCGAGGTCGGATTGATCGACGTTCCTCTTGGCTGAGTCCCTTTCCTCGGCAGGCTCCGCCGCTGGTTCAGCACCAGCATTGTTCGCCTGTGTCGGCGGTACTACGGACTCATCTGACTTCCCATCGGCGTTCATGTCAGCCTTGCCCTCGGAGAGGTTCTCTGACCGTCCTTGCGTTGGAGGAACCGATGGGATCTCCCGGTTCTCGCGTTTGGAATTTCCGCACATGCACAGGGTCTCAGACTCCGCCGCGTCCGATTGCACCTTGCCCTTAGCGGTACAATCGATTTTGCCTTCCCTACGGCAGAACGAGGTCGGCACGCGAAAGGCTTGATTTCGGAGCTCAATGGCTGGCCTGCGCTTCCCTCGTCCCGGACGCTCAGCACGATGTCGTTACCTTCATCGCACCTCCGTTGGAGGCCGAAGCATTTGGCTACAATCTCTTCGTAGGACACTTTCATTCCCTATTCCAAACCGGTTTTATCCCGGCACTCTCTGCCCCCATCATTCTGCGAAACATCAACTGCCGTTTCCGTCTTCGCAGGCAACTGAAATAAGGCGCGCAATTGTTCTGCTCAGCCGGCGTTGGAACGTTGGCAGGATGATGGGGGCAGAATGAATGTGGTTGGGGATTTTAAGAATAAACAACGGTGTATCTCTTCATTGAAAGCACTTTCGCTGCGATCCCGATCGTTCTGCTCCAGCCAATCAGGCAGGCATGCTAACTGCGACTTGGGCCGCCTCGCAGATGGCTCCCGGGCGAATCAGCCCGGCCATTGATCCTGTTCTGCGGCGAGCAGAGTTAGTACTTCAACGGTATCGCTCTGGATGCGAAAAAGAGCGCGGTACCTAGGCGTCGATCCAAGCCCGACGAGCTTTTGATGGAGGCGAAATGGATAGGAGCCATCTTCAGCCGCCAGTCCATGCCGCTCGGGCATCGTCGATAGTTCCGCTAACTGCTGGTATACAGCATCCATCCACTCCGTTGCCTTTTCCGTTGAGTGATGCTCCTGCCACCACTTAGTGTTCCGCAGGATGTTGCGATGTGCCTCGTCTTTGATGACAACAGCGAAAGTCATTGCGGTTGCTGCAACGCTTGATGGTTGCGTCGCTGCGATTCCTCCAGCGTCATGCCTTCCCCCTGGAGCCCACGATCGATGGAAACCATTGCATTTTGCTGTTGTAGCGCCGCCATCGCCCGTCGATGCAACTGCTCATCGATCAGGAAATAGACCTTCTGATTCGATGGATCGACGACGGGGAGTGGTTGGTCACCGGCTGCGTGTAAAGCGTCGGTGATGTCCGATGAAAGCGGTTTAGGTGTCATGCAATGATTTTAGCGTCAAGCAGATCCGATGCAAAATGATTCCCCCTCCGCCGCTTTGGTCTCTATCGCTCGCGATGGCTCCGGGCTGTAAGTCGAGGGCGGGCCTTGCCATCCTGTCAGGGCGAATCTCGGTTTCAATGCAAAGCATCAGCCGGCACGCGATAGCGTCCGATTCTCGTGGGCAACGCAGTGTTCGCACACGCCGGCTAACCCGCCTAAGCACAAACACTCGGTAGCCCCCGACACCCTGTCGTCGACGACGGCAAACCTCCCGAGCATCTGCTATCATCGGCCATTGTTTTGGTGGACAATCCCCGACAGGTTGGCGGGGGCGAGGTTTGTCGATGGGGAAATGCAAGGAAGAGGAATAGATGGCGGTTATTCTGTTTACCAATTTGAAGGGTGGCGTGGCGAAGACGACCAATGCGATCGCGGTCGCGGAGTGCTTGGCTTCTTCGGGCAAGCCGACGCTGTTGATCGATGCCGACCATCAATGCACCGCCAGCGAGTTGTTGCTTGGCGAACAGGCACTGATCGAGCTGGATCGGAAGAAGCGGACGCTGCACGATCTGTTGTCGGAGATGTTGAAGCCGGAATTTGAAGCGAAACAGTTTGATGCCTACGTGAGGCCGAGCGCTTCGAACATCGGCGGCGGGATCGAAGACCTGTCGGTCATCCCCTGCTCGGTCCGGATCGACGACTTTCAAACCAACTACGCCAAAGGGGGCCACGGGTTCCATACCTGGCAAGACTTCCGCAAGTTGTTCAATGCAAACCGTCTGCAATTCCGCTGCTGGCTGAAGCAGTTTGCGTATGTGATCGTCGACTGCCCGCCGAGCCTCTCGCT
Above is a genomic segment from Rosistilla ulvae containing:
- a CDS encoding ParA family protein — protein: MAVILFTNLKGGVAKTTNAIAVAECLASSGKPTLLIDADHQCTASELLLGEQALIELDRKKRTLHDLLSEMLKPEFEAKQFDAYVRPSASNIGGGIEDLSVIPCSVRIDDFQTNYAKGGHGFHTWQDFRKLFNANRLQFRCWLKQFAYVIVDCPPSLSLQVKLFLGIADAYVVPCQPNRLSIRGLLWLGERIQTAGYKTACLGTLWSICRGNDRLHKAIIEGAASNHSELRNLPTPFETTVPLAANIAHAGELTDKQPKTFRAKYGTEFGRIYEQICEELMDRVEALESERAEKRRGRRQPQRKAAASVME